From the Bacteroidia bacterium genome, the window TTTCTTTTGGCTTACAGGACAGCAATAATGACAGCCGCACTGATAATGCAACAAAGATAATCAAAGGCGACAACTATTACAACACTTTTAAAAATTATTTGAACGAAAATTTTGCCCATTACAGCGATACGCTGGAAGATTATCTTTCCGCCTATTTTCAGGATGGCGACAACTCCGGCACCGGTGGCGGATACACCTATCAGCAATTAGTGACTGCCGGAGTGCCACTGCACTTTATGCAACTGAGCCGCATTATTCCCTTTGGGCTGGATTCTTTTAACCTTACCATTGACAGTGTAGTGCTTTATATTGACACCCTCATTCCCAACACCAATGCCTGCATAGATTGTGCAGACTTTGGGCTAACAGGCAATAGTGTTGTTACTCAAAGTGTGGTGGCTTTTAATCGGGCCGATGCTTACAGCCATTGTGTTTTGGCCGATGTGCCGCGCAATCAGTTGCTGTTTACTTTTTGCGACACCACCGGTGGCAATATCCAGGCCTTCGAAACTTTTACCAACAACTCTTTTCCCTTTGTGGCTTTTAAAACAGGGCAACGCTACAGGCTTAAAGTGCGCTACTCGGTTTGCGGCAACTACCGTCTGCCGTTTAATTCTATAAGCAATCTGGTATGCAATTCGCCCATCAGCAACAACCTGTGGTTTACAGGCAAACAGCAAGGTGCCGATGCCATTGCAACCCTGCCACAAATGCCCAACACCGTTGGTGCTATGGAAACAGACTTTCATTATTCCTTTAACGCAAGCAGTGGTTATCCGTTGCCCAATCAGAACTTTATTGACTCTGCACGTTTCTACTGCGAAACTTTTGGCGGCAGGTTTTACTTTGCACCTACCTCGTACTACAACAACAGCACTGTTACCAACAGTCAGGGTTGCGAAAAACGAATCACTGCCGTTTATATTGCCGACCTTGCAGGCTACAGAAACCGTATCTTTGATGTTTATCCATACGAATATAAAGTGCCGCCACTTTTTGCCGATACCATCAGTTTTCAGATACCTAACGGTTATTACATCTCCCTGATGAGAGTCCGTTCCGGTGTGTATTACGATAACAACGGACAACTGATGGCACCCTTTTCTGCTTACGACACGCTGACACCACCACAGCTTACAGGTCTGGTGCAGATACCCTTTGACGCACTGCCAGTGATGCATTGTTTGCAACAAAGCATGAGTCCCGCAGGCAATGACACGGCTGCCTTTGCTGGCGACCAGTTTACCCGATTGGAATTGCAGTGTTTTATCCGAAGGTTCGACTGCAGCAACACTATTGACACCCTGCCGCTGTCGTCCGTTTATAGCAGCACAGGATTGTTTGAGTCGGAATGCAATCCAACAGAAAACCTCTCTTGCACACCTTTAGCAACAGCAGCAGACTCCATTCCTTTTAATGCCAACATACAACCGCTATTGGTACAGCCCAACCTGAACCTTGTTTTGCCTGTGAGCAACGTTGCCAATGCACAGCAGCAACAGTTGTGCTGGACAGTTAAAGTGCTCAACCCAAAGGTTGTTGTACAGCCCGGAACGCCTGACATTTACAGCACCGGTGCCGACAATGTGTTTTTGGGAGTGCCTTTAAATGGGGCAATCCCTGCCCTTCAAAACTGGCAGTTTACCCCCACGGGTCAGAGTACCATCAATGCTGTTAACGGCATCATTCCGCTTACGGCACATCTGGCAGCCGGTGATTCTGTTACAGGGCAGCTATGCGCTACTTTTGTGAGCTGCGACAGCACCATAAACTCCTTCCCTTTATATTACGGATGGAACTGCAACGGCTTTCCTGTGGCCACTTCGCAAATACCCGATACGGTATGTGGTGCCGGCTCTGTGACGCTTGGAATAGAATATTTTGAGGCAGCCATCACTGGCGAAGGCAAAGGATATATCCCTAATAATTACACCCTTTGCGACACCCTTAAAAAATTTACCTGCATTTTTAACAGCAATCCGGGATATGCCTATCCCGACTTTGCAGGGCTGATTAATATACCACAGGGGCTGAACATACTCAGTGCCTATATACTGAACCCCAATGCTACGCCCGTTACGGTCTCCTACCTTACCGGCAGTGCCCCCTCGTGGCAGATAACACCTGCCAACATGCAGGCTTTGGGCTTTGCCAATGGCGGCATACACCTCACCGACAGGTTTTGTGTTTATTTTAATCTGATTCCTGAGTGCGCATTTGCCTCAGACACCATTTTGCCCAACATACTGGTAGCCGGCAAAAACTACTGTGGCGACTCGCTTTCCTATACAGCCTATTTTAACTACAACAACCAGAATCCGCTGTTTATGGACAGCACTGCCTGTACAGACTGCTGGAGCATTACCAAAACTGCCGGCACCGACACGGCAGCAGCCTTTACCGATACGGTGACCTATACCATTACCGTGTGCAACAACAGCGTAAATACGCAGACCGGTATTCTCAGCGACATTACCCCACCGGGCTTTGTGACCACAGGCACCACGCTGCCTGCAACAGTAACACTCACCTCCATGCAGTGCAGCACATTCACAGTAAGCGGTTACTTTACACAGCAGGGCAGTTGCTTCTACAACGTAGCAAGCGTTACTTCTCCTGCTAATACAGTTTGGAAAGATAGTGTGTGTGTTACTGTAACCTACCCCTGCACCAACAGCGCAACACTCATTATTCCGGACAGCACTTACAGCACAGCATTAAATTACCGTTACGATACGTTGGATATATACATTGCCGGAAGGCTTTATGTAAACGACACCCTAAAATTGATGCGCTGCAATGTATATATGAATGCAGGGGCGCATATTATAGTGCAGGCTGGCGGCTACTTGGATATTGACAGCAGCGTGGTGATGGGTTGCCTTACCATGTGGCGCGGCATAACAGTGCTTGACTATGGAGAGTTGTTAGTGCATGAAGGCAGCACCGTTACCGATGCCGACACTACTGTTTTGGCAAACAACAAAGCAAAAGCTACATTGCAAAACGCTTATATCAAAAACTTTGTGCTGGGTGTGTATATGCCGCCATCTGCAAATGCTTTCTACAATGGAACTACTTTAAAAATAGAACAAACAACTTTTGATTTCACGGCATTTAAACAAAACTATGCAGGACAAAATACACATGGCTCTAAGCCTGAATGTGGTGTTTTGCTCAATGATTGGATTGGAACCATAGGAACCTATCAGGATTCATTATGGCTAAACAAATTCTTAAATCTGAACAATGGTATTGTTGTAAAAAGCAGCACTGTAACAGTAAAAAATTGTTTCTTTGGCAATATACAGGCAGATGCTTTTTATGGCAAGCCATATAACGGCACATCCGTAGTATCTGTTGGCGATATTGCTGCGGGCAAAAGAGGCAACCTCACCATGCAGCCCGTGATGAACAACCACAAGACCATGACCTCTTGTTATGGCGGAGTGTGGACAAGTTACAGCACACTGAACTTAAACAATGTGCGCATGGACAGTATGTATATAGGCGCAACAGTGAACCGTTGTAAAGACTATCTGAGCGCTACCATTGCCTGGAATGAAATAAAAGCCACCCGTGCAGGTATTGTTTGCAACAACAATGCCGGTGCAGCCAAGTTGGATTTAAACAATAACACCATTCATGTTGATGGCACTGGATTAAATGTGGCTTCGGGTATTGTCATTAACGAAATCAATAAAAACGGACAGGGTAACTATAGTATTGATAACAATTCCCTGTACCTTTACAATGTGCGTTATGGCATACGGATGCAAAATGTTTACAAACCCTTGCTCGCACATAACTACATAGAACAAAACAACAGCAGCAGCAACTTTTACAGCGAAGGCATAACATCAAACAATTGCGACAGCACACAGATTCGTTGCAATGGTGTGCGCAACTTGAATGTTGCCAACACAGTAACAAAAGGAATTGTTTATAGCATTAGTAGTAATGCAAGCATCAGTTGCAACAGCATTGACAGCACAGCCACTGGAATATTTTTTGGTGGCAACTGCATGGGTGCACAACTAAAAGGCAACACCATGCGCAATAATTTATTGGGACTGTACATTAATAATGTTGGGTTAATTGGTGTGCAGCCCAACAATGGAAATAAATTTATTGATTACCGCGACACCGTTGGTGCTTATAATGCAAATACAAGCCAGCCTGGATTGTTTGGTTCTCAATTCAGAGTAAGAACCACCGATGTGCCGGGTAATATTTATTACCCTGTATTGTCTCAACAGAATAATGGTTGGTTTAATCCTATTTTAAATACAAGCCCTTTCCAATGTGGTGCAACTTGTTATGATATGCTTGAAGGCATAGATAATGAAATATTATTTCGCATCATTGCAGACGACAGTGTACTCACAGAAGAATTTATCCCCGAAAGCCAAAGTATGGCAAGACAGTATTTATTTCAGATATTGGCAACAAATGATAGCTTGCTAAATAGCGATACCTTGTTTCAGTATTTTTACAATGAAATGCTTGCAGAGGCAGAAGGACAACTCAATGTAGTAGAAAGAAGATTTGAAACTTATGGCAAAATGGATAGCACCTTTGCGCCCATGTTGCATAACATTGATTCACTATTAAAAGAATTTAGTAATTCTGTAGAAGATTTTGAAGCGATGCGAGATTCAATCGAGCAATCAGGCACCAATGCAGATTCTTTATTTGAGCAATGGACTATACAAATAGAAAATTTAGAAACAACAAGACAGAACATTCTATTGCAGCATAACGCTGTTATATCGGGCGAAATGTACGAAGGCGAGTTAACCAACAACATCATTAACGGTGATGAGCAGAATGAAACAAATAGTACGCAAATGAATGAACTGTTCATACTGTTGGAAGAAGCCAATTATACAAACCTTAATGAATTGTACTCGCAGTTATTAAGTATTGCCGAGCAATGCCCTTACTACGGAGGAGAAGCGGTTTACAGGGCAAGAGCAGTGTTAGAATTAGTGAATGATAGTTTGATTTATAATGATGATGTTAATTGTTTGCTTTATGGAATTTATCGGAAAGGACAAACAAGTAATGAAGTTTCATTAGAAAAAATTGAAGTAAAGCCTAACCCATCAAGCGATCACATTTCAATAAAAGTTAGTTGCATGGAGAATGAAATATTCAGTGCTGATATAACAAATGCGGTAGGACAAAGTGTACTGAATAAAAAATTGAAATGTAATCAAGAGAACATAATTAATATTAGAGAATTACAACAAGGCGCATATATGCTTGTTGTAAGAACAAAAAATAAAATTCAGAACTTCAAACTCATTATTGTAAGGTGATACGAAATAAATTTTATTTTATAGCTTTAATGATGTTTTACCCTGTGATTGCACAATCACAGGGTAAAACTCATAACTTTTTAATTGGACACAATTATCTAACCGACCAATACACCACAGCAGGAAAAGGACGCTTGTTGTTTGATAGTTCGTCTGTGGTTGTTATTGGTGAGGCTCGTAAAATATCTTTTGGAACTACGCAAGCCAATATTAGTGATGACAATGGCAATTTGCTAATGGTTAGTAACGGCTGTTGGATAGCTGATGCCACAGGCGACACCATGCTAAATGGTAATGGATTAAACCCTAATTCATTCACTAACGATTATTGCGATTCTTTTGGGGGATTACCATTACCGCATGGTAATATTATACTGCCTTATCCGAGCAATCCCGATAAATACATTTTATTTCATCAGACAGGAAATTATAACAACAATTTAATTTCAACCGAATTGTATTACTCGGAAATTGATTTGTCGCTGAATGGCGGCTTGGGTGCGGTAACTGCAAAAAATCAGATTATTTTGAATGATAATTTATCATGGGGATTAGCAGCCTGTAAGCACGCCAACGGAAGGGACTGGTGGATTGTTACCTTAAAAGATATGACTACTATCATTCATAAATTTTTATTGGATTCATCTGGCATTACCTACATGGGTACTCAAAATTTAGGATTCCCCCAACCATTTAATTACAATGCAACACAGTCTGTTTTCTCTCCAGATGGAACTAAGTTTGCATATACTTTCGGTCAAGGGGGAACAAACCCATTCCATGACGTAAGGCTTTTTAATTTTGACAGGTGCAGCGGTAATTTTACGGGATTGGAATATATCGCATTAAATGACAGTTCCAATGGTTTCAGTTTGGCATTTTCACCCAATTCAAAATATTTATACCATTCCTCTTTTCAGAGAGTTTATCAGTTTAATACTGACACTTCTGACATCGCAGCAAGCAAAGCCACAGTAGCAGTTAATGATGTTTTCTATTCGCCTGTACCGCCATTCTCAACAAATTTTTGGCTGATGTACCTTGCTGCCAACGGCAAGATTTATATTTCATCAGGCAACGGTGTAGTAGATTATCACTATATCAGCTATCCTGACAGTGCAGGCATGGCATGTGATGTTCATTTACATGATTTACATTTACCCTGTTATTCATTCAGAGGAAATGTTAATCACCCTAATTATTATTTGGGCTGCGATACCACACAAACAACCTGTCCATGCTTAGCAACAGGCATAAATGAAATTAAGCAACATGATTTTAAATTTTCTGTTTCGCCAAACCCATCAAACGGCAGCTTCAAAATAATTTATCTCTTACCCCAAAATCAAAAAGGTGTTTTTGATGTGTATGATATTACAGGCAAGAAAGTTTTTTCTTATTACTTACCTCAATGGAGTACATTACAAAATTTTGATTTGAGTTTTTTAGGTGGTGGGGTTTATCAGTGCTTAATCAAAAGTAATGGTTTTATTACAGCTAAAAAATTAGCCATTATAAAATGAGAAATATATTTATCCCCGAAAACCAAAGCATGGCAAGGCAGTATTTGTTTGAAGTATTATCAAACAACGACAGCTTGCTTGCAAGCGACACATTGTTTCAGGATTTTTACAATGAAATGCTTGCAGAGGCAGAAGGAAAACTCAATGCAGTAGAAAGAAGATTTGAAACCTACGGCAAAATGGATACTACGTTTACTCCAATGTTGAATAACATAGATACTTTATTGAAAATATTTAATAGTTATTTAGAACATTTTGAAACTATACGAGATTCCATTGAGCAATCAGGTACTAATGCAGACTCTTTATTAGAACAATGGATTATACAAATAGAAAATTTAGAAACAACAAGACAGAACATTGTATTGCAGCATAACGCTGTTATGTCGGGCGAAATGTATGAAGGTGAATTAACCAACAACATTATAAATGGCGATGAACAGAATGAAACAAACAGCACATTAATGAACGAGCTGTTTATGCAATTGGAGGAAGCAAACTATACAAACATTAATGAATTATATGCACAGTTAATGACGATAGCCGAGCAATGCCCCTACTATGGAGGCGAAGTGGTTTATAGAGCAAGAGCTGCATTGGAATTAGTGAATGATAGTTTAACTTACAACGATGATGTTAATTGCTTGCAATTCGGTATCTATCGCAATGCTGAAACAATAAATAATAATTTGAATATTATTGTTAAGCCTAACCCTGCTAATGATAATATTTTTGTATCTGTTTCATGTAAAGATGTTGAATTATTTAATGCAGAACTAAGAAACGCTATTGGGCAAGTAGTTTATACCGGTATGCTTAACTGTAATAAAGAAAACAGAATTAAAATTCAGCAATTAAAACAGGGCATTTATTCTTTAATCATTAAAACAAGAGAAGGAAGTAATTCTTATAAAATTGTAATTATAAGATGATGAAAAAATTATTGTTGATTTTAGCTGTGATGTTTACCCCTATGCTAATAAAAGCACAGGGAAAAGCACATAATTTTTTAATAGGCTATCAGAGTACAGGAGGATTATATACAACACATGGCAAAGGCGAAATATTATATGACAGCACATCGGTAACAGTCATTGGCGGTTATCGAAAAATGTCATTTGGAGCAACACAAGCAAATATAAGTGATGAAAATGGAAATTTATTAATGAGCAGCAACGGTTGTTGGATAGCCGATGCCACAGGCGACACCATGCTAAATGGTAGTGGATTAAACCCTAATTCATTTACCAATGATTATTGTGATTCTTCCTCAGGTTTACCGCTTTCACATGGCAATATCATTTTACCTTATCCAAATCATCCCGATAAATATATTTTGTTTCACCAGACAGGAAATTATAATGCGCCTTACTTAATTTCAACAGAATTATATTATTCAGAAATTGATTTATCGCTCAATGGCGGTTTAGGTGCGGTAACGGCAAAAAATCAGATTATATTAAATGATATTATAGCTGGTGGATTGGCAGCGTGTAAGCACGCCAACGGAAGGGATTGGTGGATTATTGCATTAAAAGATGCAACCACTATCATTCATAAATTTTTATTGGATTCATCAGGCATTACCTACATAGGTACTCAGAACTTAGGATTTCCGATTCCTTTTTCAGGTAATGCTACACAACCTACTTTCTCCCCTGACGGCACTAAATTTGTTTATGGTTCGGGTAGAGGCGGTGGAATATCAACGGCCTTTCATGATGTGCGGTTATTTAATTTTGACAGGTGCAGCGGTAATTTTACAGGATTAGAATATGTTGCGTTAAATGACAGTGCCACAGGCTTTGGTTTGGCTTTTTCACCTGATTCAAAATATTTATATAACGCTTCTTTTCAAAGAATTTATCAATTTAATACCGACACTTCTGATATTGCAGCAAGTAAAACAACGGTTGCCGTTAATGATGGGTATTATTCCCCAATACCTCCATTTCAAACAGATTTTTGGTGGATGTATCTTGCCGCCAACGGCAAAATTTATATTTCATCGGGTAGTAGTGTAGTAGATTTTCATTATATCAATTACCCCGATAGTGCAGGCTTAGGGTGTGATGTTCATTTGCATGATTTGCATTTACCTTGTTTTAATTTCAGAGGCAATGTTTATCATCCCAATTATTATTTGGGCTGTGATACTACACAAACAACTTGCCCTTGTTTGATTACAGGCATAAATGAAATTAAGCAACACGATTTTAAATTTTCAATATCCCCAAACCCTAATAACGGCAGCTTCAAAATAATTTATCTCTTACCCCAAAACAAAAGTGGTACACTTCAAATTTTTGACATAACCGGCAAAGAAGTTTTTAGGCAAAACCTGTCGCCTTGGAGTACAATGCAATATATATCCTTACCAAAACTTGCAAACGGAATTTATAATTGCACAATCACAAGCAATAATGAAAGAGTGCATAAAAAATTGGTTATCCTTAAAGAATGATAAAAAAATACTAAGTTCTAAACTCAAAACAATCATTCCATGTTTACAAAGTGTTCTTCTTGGCTCAAAGACCGACCTTCTGAAAAAACACGTTAAGCAAAAGCCAAGTTTATGAGCAAAAAGAAAACAAACTGTTTGAAGTTGTCTGCATTTCCGCCTGTGGCGGATTGCGGCAACAAGTTTTTGTTTTCGTGCATAGCCGGCTTTTGTAGTGTTTTTTCAGACAGTCTTGATTTTTTGGTTCTTTTGTATCAAGACAAAAGAACAAGAAAAGAACCACTTAGATTACTGCAATGGAATATCACCAAAACTGCCGGCACTGATACGGCAGCAGCCTTTACCGATACGGTGACCTACACCATCACCGTGTGCAACAACAGCGTAAATACGCAGACCGGTATTCTCAGCGACATTACCCCAACGGGCTTTGTGACCACAAGTACCACGCTGCCGCCAACGATAACGCTTAATTCTATGGAGTGTGATACGTTTACCGTATCAGGATATTTTACCTCTCCGGGAAGCTGTTTTTACAATGTAGCAAGCGTTACTTCGCCAATGGGCACTACTTGGAAGGATAGTGTTTGTGTTACAGTGATAAATGTATGCAACGTACCCAATGCCCAGCAAATTGCAGACAGCAGCTTCTCATTACCAATGAGTGCAAGCTATAGCAATGTGAGTTTTGTCTTACATGGAAGGTTTTATGTAAACGACACATTAATCCTCACCAACTGCTCTGTTTATGCCTATCCTGCTGCGCAGATAATCGTTCTCACAGGAGGCGCACTCATATTGCAGGGAACATCAATTACCGCATGTACACAGATGTGGAAGGGTATCATGCTGAACGACAAATCCAGATTGGTGATGACAGAGCAAAGCCTTGTTGCTGATGCCGACATAGGCATACAGGCAATGAATGGCTCATCATTCTTTCTGCTCGGCAGCCGTGTTACCGACTGCGTGCGCAGCATCTTTGTGCCGCAGCAAAGCAACGGACTGAACAACATACAGGGCTATGTAAACGATTGCAACTTTGGGCTGTATGCAACAGCCTTTAAGCCCGATTATACAGGGCAGCCGCCACACCATGCCATGCCTCGTGCCGGCATGGAGTTTAATGATGTGGTAATGACCATTGGCGACTACCAGTACAATGAGTTTCGCAACTGCAACTGGGGTATTTACGCAGTGCGCTCCATGCTGAAAGTTCAGAAAGGACGTTTTTACAATCTGAACAAAGGTGGCAGCCTTTACGGCAGTGCAGCGCATAAAGGCTCGGCAATTGTTGCCGAGAGTAAGACGGCTGGCAAGGCAGGCAAATTGCAGGTTGCCGACTGCCTGATAGATACCTGCGAGCATGGCATTTACACAGAGTGGACAACGGCAGACATCAACAACGTAAATGCCCTGCACGTTACCGGCAACGGTAGTTACCATCTCTACTGCAACAGTGCCAACATGAGCACCTATGTTGCTGCCTGCAATCTAGAGGCGGGCAAGGCAGGCATTGTATTTCAAAACAGCGAGCAGGCAAGCATGACAGCAAAGAACAACACGATAAAAGTAACCACAGGAGGCAGCTCTGTGGGTATAAAGATAATAGCTACCAGCAGCAATGCAGGTAACTATGTGTTAAAAGGTAATGTAATAGAAGCAGCCAACGGCAACGGTATAACGGTTAACTTTGCCAAAAACGCTACCATTGTTGACAACATGATAAAACTTAGCGGCAACACCACCAACGGCATATCGCTTACAGGCTGCGACAGTTCAACGGTGAGTTGTAATACAGTGAGCGGGCGCTATCCTGCGGTAAGTTATCAGAACAAAGGAATAAATGTATCACATAGTACAAATAATTATATGAATTGTAACAATACAGACTCTACCTATTTAGGAAATTATTTTGCAGGTGTTTGCACAGGTACAAAATTTAAAGGCGCAAAAATGAATAGGCATTTTGAAGGACTGCGGTTATACACCAATGCTGTAATAGACACACAGGCTCATGCAGGGAACCTTTGGTACGGACCCTTTAGCACAGGCGGCTATGGTGCGAATAACTTGAATAATGGTAATCCGGCTGCATTACAGCAATCTCTATTTCTAATTGATTATAGTTATGGTGGAGCATACCTGCCAACTATACCAGCAAATAATACAGGATGGATTATTAATGATGTTGGAACTGAATTTAATTGCTCAGGCTATATACTTTGTGAAGATATTTCTCATGATGAAAGGGCAGCTTCTCAACTGCAACTTACAATAGCAGAAGACAGTTTGAAAACATCTGAGTTCTCAGATGAAACAAAGATAATGGCAAAAAATTATTTGTATAAAGATTTAAAAGAAAACGATTCATTGGCTTATGGAAACTTTTTGCTTACTTCATTTTTAGCACTTAATGAAAGCACAGCAACAGGGCAGTTATATGTTGTAAACAAAGCAATGAAAGAGGCTGATGTTATCAGTGAAACAGAAAATCAAAGTTTGAATAGTTTAAGTAATTTAACGGATTCCGTTATTGGAAACATTTATTATTTAGACAGTTTGGCTAAGGCGGATTCAACATTAAATTTAATTAATCAAAGAGATAGTTTAGTGCAGCAAATAAATAATGCGTTTCAAAATAAAACTGATTTACTTAATCAATTAGGTCAAGTAAAGGAGCAATCATTGATAAACATACAATCAGTAAGTAATTCAATCATTACAAGTAATACACCTGATGAATACGAAAAGGAAATGAGCGATGTAGAAATAGCCTATCAAACAGGAGGAATAGCAGAGTTACAAAGCAGGTATAGTCAGGTATTGGCTGTAGCTGTGCAGTGTCCTCACGTAGGAGGTAAGGCTGTTTATAAAGCAAGAAGTTTTATGGCTCTATTGAATGAATCAATTGAGTATGATGATGTTTCTGTATGTACACAAGCAGGATATAGAAAAGCAGCTACTAATGAACCTGCAAAAGAAGTAATTAAAGGAAACATCTTCATAATTCCAAATCCTGCCAATGAGGTAATAACTGTTGCATTGAGCGATGATATGAGTGGAATTTGTAAAATACTGTTTTACGATGTAGTTGGTAAATTAATTCTATCAAAGGAATTGGATTGTAATAAAAAAGCACATTCACTGAGTGTTAAAAACCTAAGTGAAGGCATATACACTGTAAAAGCAAAACTATCCAATCAAAATTCAAAACAGTTTAAGTTGACAGTAGTACGATGAAACGATTTGGTATCCTAATCAGAGGTAGCATAATTTTGCTACAAATCATCTTGTTTGCAAACAGTTGTTTATCGCAAGGCTATAATCATACTTGGCTTTTAGGGTATCATCCTAATGTAAACAATCCTTTTGACACTATGGCACAAATTGATTTTAACATTTCAAGTTTCAGTATAGTAAATTATCAAAGAAAAATCCCTTTTAGGGGGTTTACACAGGCAAACATCAGTGATGCCAACGGAAATTTATTAATGAGTAGTAATGGTGCATGGATAGCCAACAGCACTGGCGATACTATGATGAATGGAAGTTTTTTGGGGTATGATTCATATATAAATGCAAATGCACAAGGGCTCTCACTTGTTTATGCAAACACTTTAATTCCTTATCCTGCTGATTCTTCCAAATATGTTTTATTTCATCATTCAACAGAATATGATGGCTTTTCTTATCCAGTTTATTCAATAAATTATAGT encodes:
- a CDS encoding T9SS type A sorting domain-containing protein, producing the protein MGFNSVKGRKVCGDGVSADYNIGLANTTSISTHASGGSADVSQNLIFSPTVTDLSVAPGATFGDSALLKVRLKGLLPSPYDYQLYGCSVPVNNCLMNGWLRAEVHCDTNLRIAGPATHAQLVYYRITQGDTLVLKPDYVFAAVDTNLCEAGNYNYYFNMNSAGFKAFLDSAHFEFTVQACCRIDKGATPYQINFYTLPNPSNCLTLTQTTPNTLPVISDVRQQWLPLSYTGDQISVHCPGCLAPGAIVSNYKINRVSFGLQDSNNDSRTDNATKIIKGDNYYNTFKNYLNENFAHYSDTLEDYLSAYFQDGDNSGTGGGYTYQQLVTAGVPLHFMQLSRIIPFGLDSFNLTIDSVVLYIDTLIPNTNACIDCADFGLTGNSVVTQSVVAFNRADAYSHCVLADVPRNQLLFTFCDTTGGNIQAFETFTNNSFPFVAFKTGQRYRLKVRYSVCGNYRLPFNSISNLVCNSPISNNLWFTGKQQGADAIATLPQMPNTVGAMETDFHYSFNASSGYPLPNQNFIDSARFYCETFGGRFYFAPTSYYNNSTVTNSQGCEKRITAVYIADLAGYRNRIFDVYPYEYKVPPLFADTISFQIPNGYYISLMRVRSGVYYDNNGQLMAPFSAYDTLTPPQLTGLVQIPFDALPVMHCLQQSMSPAGNDTAAFAGDQFTRLELQCFIRRFDCSNTIDTLPLSSVYSSTGLFESECNPTENLSCTPLATAADSIPFNANIQPLLVQPNLNLVLPVSNVANAQQQQLCWTVKVLNPKVVVQPGTPDIYSTGADNVFLGVPLNGAIPALQNWQFTPTGQSTINAVNGIIPLTAHLAAGDSVTGQLCATFVSCDSTINSFPLYYGWNCNGFPVATSQIPDTVCGAGSVTLGIEYFEAAITGEGKGYIPNNYTLCDTLKKFTCIFNSNPGYAYPDFAGLINIPQGLNILSAYILNPNATPVTVSYLTGSAPSWQITPANMQALGFANGGIHLTDRFCVYFNLIPECAFASDTILPNILVAGKNYCGDSLSYTAYFNYNNQNPLFMDSTACTDCWSITKTAGTDTAAAFTDTVTYTITVCNNSVNTQTGILSDITPPGFVTTGTTLPATVTLTSMQCSTFTVSGYFTQQGSCFYNVASVTSPANTVWKDSVCVTVTYPCTNSATLIIPDSTYSTALNYRYDTLDIYIAGRLYVNDTLKLMRCNVYMNAGAHIIVQAGGYLDIDSSVVMGCLTMWRGITVLDYGELLVHEGSTVTDADTTVLANNKAKATLQNAYIKNFVLGVYMPPSANAFYNGTTLKIEQTTFDFTAFKQNYAGQNTHGSKPECGVLLNDWIGTIGTYQDSLWLNKFLNLNNGIVVKSSTVTVKNCFFGNIQADAFYGKPYNGTSVVSVGDIAAGKRGNLTMQPVMNNHKTMTSCYGGVWTSYSTLNLNNVRMDSMYIGATVNRCKDYLSATIAWNEIKATRAGIVCNNNAGAAKLDLNNNTIHVDGTGLNVASGIVINEINKNGQGNYSIDNNSLYLYNVRYGIRMQNVYKPLLAHNYIEQNNSSSNFYSEGITSNNCDSTQIRCNGVRNLNVANTVTKGIVYSISSNASISCNSIDSTATGIFFGGNCMGAQLKGNTMRNNLLGLYINNVGLIGVQPNNGNKFIDYRDTVGAYNANTSQPGLFGSQFRVRTTDVPGNIYYPVLSQQNNGWFNPILNTSPFQCGATCYDMLEGIDNEILFRIIADDSVLTEEFIPESQSMARQYLFQILATNDSLLNSDTLFQYFYNEMLAEAEGQLNVVERRFETYGKMDSTFAPMLHNIDSLLKEFSNSVEDFEAMRDSIEQSGTNADSLFEQWTIQIENLETTRQNILLQHNAVISGEMYEGELTNNIINGDEQNETNSTQMNELFILLEEANYTNLNELYSQLLSIAEQCPYYGGEAVYRARAVLELVNDSLIYNDDVNCLLYGIYRKGQTSNEVSLEKIEVKPNPSSDHISIKVSCMENEIFSADITNAVGQSVLNKKLKCNQENIINIRELQQGAYMLVVRTKNKIQNFKLIIVR
- a CDS encoding T9SS type A sorting domain-containing protein, encoding MIRNKFYFIALMMFYPVIAQSQGKTHNFLIGHNYLTDQYTTAGKGRLLFDSSSVVVIGEARKISFGTTQANISDDNGNLLMVSNGCWIADATGDTMLNGNGLNPNSFTNDYCDSFGGLPLPHGNIILPYPSNPDKYILFHQTGNYNNNLISTELYYSEIDLSLNGGLGAVTAKNQIILNDNLSWGLAACKHANGRDWWIVTLKDMTTIIHKFLLDSSGITYMGTQNLGFPQPFNYNATQSVFSPDGTKFAYTFGQGGTNPFHDVRLFNFDRCSGNFTGLEYIALNDSSNGFSLAFSPNSKYLYHSSFQRVYQFNTDTSDIAASKATVAVNDVFYSPVPPFSTNFWLMYLAANGKIYISSGNGVVDYHYISYPDSAGMACDVHLHDLHLPCYSFRGNVNHPNYYLGCDTTQTTCPCLATGINEIKQHDFKFSVSPNPSNGSFKIIYLLPQNQKGVFDVYDITGKKVFSYYLPQWSTLQNFDLSFLGGGVYQCLIKSNGFITAKKLAIIK
- a CDS encoding T9SS type A sorting domain-containing protein; protein product: MRNIFIPENQSMARQYLFEVLSNNDSLLASDTLFQDFYNEMLAEAEGKLNAVERRFETYGKMDTTFTPMLNNIDTLLKIFNSYLEHFETIRDSIEQSGTNADSLLEQWIIQIENLETTRQNIVLQHNAVMSGEMYEGELTNNIINGDEQNETNSTLMNELFMQLEEANYTNINELYAQLMTIAEQCPYYGGEVVYRARAALELVNDSLTYNDDVNCLQFGIYRNAETINNNLNIIVKPNPANDNIFVSVSCKDVELFNAELRNAIGQVVYTGMLNCNKENRIKIQQLKQGIYSLIIKTREGSNSYKIVIIR